GAGGACCGAATAATAATTCCGGTTTCGCTCGCTATTGGTGAAGAGGTCGCGAAATCCCGCTCCTGGCAGCAAAGTCGCACCCGACAGGCGGAACACGATATTCTGCGTCGCATGCGGCCTCCAGATTGCCGCCGTCGAAAGATCCCAACCGATCGATTTTGGAATGCTGCCTTCATTGCGCAGCGCCTGAAGCGTGGCCGTATTCTGGAACCAGAGATGGTTGGCGTTGGCCGACAGGCGCAGTTCCGGCATCAGGTCGAAATCCGCCCCCGCCCCCAGCAGCATCGTGCCGGGATTGTTGAAGTTCGACTGCCCCTGCTCCTTCGACGAACGCAGCGAGTTCAGGATGCCGTTGCGCCCGTTGATGCCGATCACGCGCCCGCCGCCTGCAAAGGGAATGGTCTGTCTGATCCAATAGCTGGTGTCGGCGCCCGCAAAGACCGGATTCTCGAAAATCGCATCGAACCCGTTCTCGCGATTGTCATAGGGATCGCCATCGCCGCTGGCATAGAGACCCGACAGGCGAAATCGCATCCAATCCTTGTCGACACTTGCCTCCGCAGCGGCAAAAAAAGCGCGAATTTGCGCGGGTTTCGACGTGAAGAAACTGTTCCGGTCCTCCCCCAGCGCGCCATAGAGCGCCGCTGTCAGGTTCACCCGCCCGACCCGTCCATCGGCATTATAGCCAAGATAGACGACATCATATTCCCGCCCCCGTAAGTCGCCAAGCAGCGCCGGGCGCACCGGAAAGCCGTTATCGTCTATCTCCACGTCCCGCTTCTCACGGTTCATATTGTAGACGGCGGTGATCTGGCTGGTGAGGCCGGGGATCAGGAAGTCCTGGCGATAGAGATTGGCGATAAACACCCAGTCGTTGCGCGGCGACCGCACGACCGAATTCAACCCGCTATTGGTATCCTTCTCCAGCCGCCAGAAAGCGGCCAGATTGAACTGGAATCGATTATTGTCGCGATTGCCGAACAATCGGATGCCAAGCTGCTGATCGTTGAACAGAAAGCCGCGAAAATCCGACTGGAATGGCTGGATACCCACCCGAACCGACCGGAAATCATAGCGATCCGACGTGTTGGCAAGGTGATAGTCGACAAAGGCTTCCTGCACCCCCAGAAAATGGTCGGTGCGGTGCGACGGCCTGGACGGCTCCACGAACAGCACGCGCCGTTCCGGCACATTCACATGATTGACGTTGAGCGCCAGCGTCAGCCGATATTCGATCTCCGGCGGCTTGAAGGCGGTCGCTCCCTTGATCAACGCCACGCCGCCGATGAAGGTCTGGCTGAACACGACACTCGCATCCTTGCCGAAGACGTTCAGATTGCCGGGCCGCTCGGTCGTCTGCACGCCGACCGGGATGGGGAAGGTGCGCGGCTCCAGCACCGTGTCGCTCACCGCATTGGCGACGAAGAACCAGTCCTCACCCTTGATCGGCAGCCACTTCACCTTCTCACGGTCCAGAGGACGGTCGCCTTTCAGCGTGTTCTGGCCATAGGGATCGAACCAGCGCTCCTTCACCACGCCCAGGCTCTCGATCAGCCGCCAGCGATCCGGGATCGGCACCTGATCGGTAGGGAATGCTTCGGGCGGAGGGGCGCGGACGGCGCCCTTATTGTCCTGCGTCACCGCTTCGGGCAGCGGCGCTTCATAGCCGGGGCGGCGGCGGCCTTCGATGGACTGCCGGTCGGCGTCCAAAATCTCCTGCCAGTTTTCCGGCGGAGGCGGCGGCACCGGCTCACCGGGCTGGGCCAGTGCGAATAGCGGCAGGAGCGAGACCAGACCCATTCCTTACAGCCCTGCACAGACATTTTGCGATCCACTGTCGAGGAACGGCGCAAAGGGGCAGTTCACATAGCGCAGCCGCACGGACGCATTGCCCAGGTCGACAACGATCTGGTCCGACCGGATCGCCGCGGGCGCATTGCCGATGCCCCCAACCCGCGTCCCGGCATTGTTGAGGCCAAGGAAGCCAATCATATCGTCCTGATCGATGCCGTCGCCCGACACGCCGATGGCGCCCACCAGCACATTGCCGCGATAGATGGGTACGGAACCGGGGAATATCTGGATGCCGTTCTGCACCCGGTTCCGGTTGGAGACGGTCGGCACCGCCGAGCAACGCTGCGGCGTATCGACCGCGCTGGCGCCCGTCACATAAGCGAGATGCGCGGCGAGATCGCCCACCACCAGCGCCGATTGCAGGCCGGTCGAGAAGGGATTGAACTGCGCGATGGGCCGGGAGAAGGGGCCATTGGGCCGCCCGACCTCGCCATCGGGGAAATAGGGTCGCGACAGATTGCCGTTGGCGCGGTCGGTAAAGGCATGCCGACCGGTCAGCGCGGAAGGATCGTTGAGGAACGTCCGCGCCTTGCCCACGAAGGCCGCGACATCGGCGCTGCCGCTCGCCAGCAGGTCCGACGCGGCATGGGAATTGGAGAAGAACGCCGCTGTTCGCGCCTTCTGCAAGCTGACATCCGTGCCGAAGATCGGCGCGTCGGGCGAGCGGACGATGCCCAGCGCCTGCCCCCGCGTATCGACCAGGCTGATCGTCACTTGCGCCCGGCTGTCGAGCGGCTGGCGTATCTGCGCCCGCGCCCGGCTCATGATGGCGAAGGCTTCTTCCAGGATGGCGGTGGCTTCCGCCGCCGTCAGCGGCTGCGCCACGTCGCCCGCGTCGGTCCCGGCGCGGATCGGGAAACGGTCATTGCCCGACCCGTCGCTCAGCACGAAGGCGTCGGTCTTGGAAAATTCGGCGGTTCGCGCTCGTCGCACGCCGGACGCTTCGGTGCCGTAGGCAATCCCCGCCAGGATCGTCGGCGCAGGATCGCCATAATAGCCGCGCACCGCGACCAGCGAGCCTCCGCTCCCGTTGATGGCGGCGAAGCTCACCGCGCCCGTCGCGAGCAGGCCGGAATAAGCCGCATCGGAATAGCGCAACGATGTGCCGTCCACGGTGATGCGATTGGCGCGGACGCCCTCCGGCGCTTCGAACCCCAGCGTCCCCGCGAGCGCGATATATTCCTCAGGATCATTGTCATCGTCGAGGATATTGCCGTCGGAGCCATAGACCCCGTCCGCCATCACGCCGATGCCGCCGACCACCACGCCGTTCTTGTAAAGCGGAAACCCGCCCGGATCGGCCGCCAGCCCCAGGGGCGAACGCTTTGGCCCGATCATCGCCGTCGCCCCGGAAGAAACGAAACGCGCCGACAGGTCCGAACAGGGCAACTGGCTGAACTGCACGCCGAACAGCGGGCCGCTCTCCAACCCCGCCGTGGTCGGCGCGGGCGGGAAATGCTGCTGCACGATCATGCTCGCCGTGCGGGTGGAAAAGGCGTTGCCGCCGCTCGACAGATAGGCCCCCGTGATCGCCTTGGCGATGGCCCCCGCCTCCGCCGGGACGGTCAGGTTCTGCGCGTCGATATTGTCGCCATTGGGCGCGGCGCTGGTGGTGGCGCTCGCCCGCGCTCCGGCCATGCGGAACACCGCCAGCACATTGCCCACCCGGTCGGTCACGGCGATGACGGCGGGCAGGCTCCGCGCCTGCGCCTCCGCCACGGCATGGGCGACGACCGACTCCACATCCGCCACCGTCAGCGCTTCCTGCGCGGGTGCGGCATAAAGGCTGGTCGGTGTTGGCGTAGGCGTCGGGCTGGGCGTCGGCGTGCCACTGCCCTCTTCTCCCCCGCCGCCGCAGGAGGACAGGATCAGCGCCGCGCTCGCCGTCAGCGCGCTCAGCCGGTGGTGCCGCCCTCTCATTGGAGCGCCCCGATACTGCGCGCCGCGCTGCCAAGGGCCGAACGAAACTCGCCGGGGCGATAGCCGTTCGGTTCCTTCACCGCCGCATAGGCGCGATTGACGTCCGCCCGGATGCCCGCCGCCGCGCCCACGGTCACGCGGCCCGATTTGACCATGCCGTTGAGCAGCGTGTCGACCGCCATCACCGCCTGCACCGATCCTTCATAATCGGTGAAGCGCGACGATATGGCGCTGCCCGCAATCTCTCGCACGATGGCGAAGGCCATGTCGCCCCGCATCCCGCCCGCCGCAAAGGCGTCGGCCAAGGCGCGAGTACTCCCCGCCAGCTTGCCCGCCGCCGCGACCGCCGCGGGCCGATCCCGCGCTATCGCCGCATGGAACGCCCGGCTGTCGGCATCGAAGCGCCCGGCCAGCACCGGCGCGGCAACCCGCGCCGCCGCCGAAAGCATGATCATATTCTCGTCATTGAAGGGCGGCATGCCCGCCGGGATCGGCCGCCCCGGATTGGTTTCCCAAGTCTTGCTGCGTTCCGCCTGATCATAGATGCGGCGATGGCAACTCTGGCAGTCGAAGAAGTAAAATTCGGGGAAAGCCCCCTCCGTCCCCTTCGCCCCGGCATAAAGGGTCAGCGCCCGCTCGACCGCCATCGCCTGGCCCACGGCCCACAGCTTCAGACTGTCGGTCCGCCCCTTGCGCGCAGCATAGTCAGCATCCTCGTCATGATGCGCCTGCATGGAGGAAAAAAGGTCCAGTTCAAAGGAAATGCGCGGATGGCCCGCCGCCATGATCCGGTGGGTGACGAACTGTCCATCGCGGGCGCTGCCGAAATGACAGTCGAGGCAGACTGACGCCCGCGCCTGCGGACGGTCCAGCGGCGTCATCCCCGCCGCGACATTGGCGGCATGGCTCGCCCCGACGGCATAGTGGGAGGCGATCCAGCCGCTCGCCGCGCCATGGCAGGCTTCGCAACCCACGCCATCCTGCGCCAGAAAGCGCGCCCCACGCGCCCCCGCCGGAGTGGAATGGCACCCCAGGCAGGCGGGCGCCGAAGCCGCGTCCCCCAGCCCCAACGTGGCCGCGATCTGCTGCCCCCGCGCGCCGTTCAGCACCGCAAAGGCCCGGCTATGCGCCCCCCCCGGCGTGGAAGGCTCCTGCCAGCGCATCAACTCGTCCTGGCGGACGACCTTGCCGTCGCCTTCCATCCGTCCGTGACAGGTCGATCCGGCGCAGGAAGCTACCCCGGTATAGGTCCGGCTTGCCGGAGCCGCATCCGCCGCTCCCGATCCGCCACCGGGCAAGCTGATCAGCAACAGCGCCGCCAGCAGCATGGCGGCCAACGCCACGCCGCCCAAGGGCCTGCCGACCACCCTGTCCTTACCGCCCCCCATTCACACCCCCGTGCCGGCTGATTCGGACGCTTTCCCTTACGTCCGCCGCGCATTTCTCTCTACGGGTTCGACCCGTCGTTTCAATCCCGTTTTGGCTCGGATCGGTCAAGGCGCGTCGCAGGTCTGTTCGCCCGGTCCGCCGCAGGACCGTTCCCACAAATCCTCATTGCCCGCGCCGGTAACCGGCTCGTCGATCAGCGGCGGATAGCCCTGCGCCACGATGTCGCGCAATTCGATCAGGGACAGGGTGAAGATGCGCCCGGCCTGCACCGAAGGGTCCAGCACGCCATTCCATGTATCCCGGCTGTCGAAAGCGGAACTGAAGCAGGCGGCGGGATTGCCGATCAGGCAGCCATTGACCTTCGATCCCGGCGCATAGGAGCCGTTGACCGCGACCAGCGGAATCGTCTCCAACCCCTGCGCGAAGCCGCCCGTCGACAGGACCAGTTGTCCATTGACCGCGATCCGCAGTCCTGTGCCCTGCGAATTGATTATCAGGTCATTGGCGGTAAAGCCGCGCCGGTCCAGGATCGCGCTGGAAACGCCCGAATTCTGGATGAAGAAGGCCTGGGCCGCATTTGCCCGGATGGTCCCCGCGCGCAGCATGCCCGCATCGTTCGCCAATCCGTCATTCTGCGCCAGGCGCAGATCATTGGCATAGAGCGAACCCGTCGCCGCGACATCCGCAATGGCGGACAAGGTCGCGACGATGATGCTTGGGCTGTCGAG
Above is a window of Sphingobium sp. JS3065 DNA encoding:
- a CDS encoding heme-binding protein translates to MRGRHHRLSALTASAALILSSCGGGGEEGSGTPTPSPTPTPTPTSLYAAPAQEALTVADVESVVAHAVAEAQARSLPAVIAVTDRVGNVLAVFRMAGARASATTSAAPNGDNIDAQNLTVPAEAGAIAKAITGAYLSSGGNAFSTRTASMIVQQHFPPAPTTAGLESGPLFGVQFSQLPCSDLSARFVSSGATAMIGPKRSPLGLAADPGGFPLYKNGVVVGGIGVMADGVYGSDGNILDDDNDPEEYIALAGTLGFEAPEGVRANRITVDGTSLRYSDAAYSGLLATGAVSFAAINGSGGSLVAVRGYYGDPAPTILAGIAYGTEASGVRRARTAEFSKTDAFVLSDGSGNDRFPIRAGTDAGDVAQPLTAAEATAILEEAFAIMSRARAQIRQPLDSRAQVTISLVDTRGQALGIVRSPDAPIFGTDVSLQKARTAAFFSNSHAASDLLASGSADVAAFVGKARTFLNDPSALTGRHAFTDRANGNLSRPYFPDGEVGRPNGPFSRPIAQFNPFSTGLQSALVVGDLAAHLAYVTGASAVDTPQRCSAVPTVSNRNRVQNGIQIFPGSVPIYRGNVLVGAIGVSGDGIDQDDMIGFLGLNNAGTRVGGIGNAPAAIRSDQIVVDLGNASVRLRYVNCPFAPFLDSGSQNVCAGL
- a CDS encoding multiheme c-type cytochrome, whose protein sequence is MGGGKDRVVGRPLGGVALAAMLLAALLLISLPGGGSGAADAAPASRTYTGVASCAGSTCHGRMEGDGKVVRQDELMRWQEPSTPGGAHSRAFAVLNGARGQQIAATLGLGDAASAPACLGCHSTPAGARGARFLAQDGVGCEACHGAASGWIASHYAVGASHAANVAAGMTPLDRPQARASVCLDCHFGSARDGQFVTHRIMAAGHPRISFELDLFSSMQAHHDEDADYAARKGRTDSLKLWAVGQAMAVERALTLYAGAKGTEGAFPEFYFFDCQSCHRRIYDQAERSKTWETNPGRPIPAGMPPFNDENMIMLSAAARVAAPVLAGRFDADSRAFHAAIARDRPAAVAAAGKLAGSTRALADAFAAGGMRGDMAFAIVREIAGSAISSRFTDYEGSVQAVMAVDTLLNGMVKSGRVTVGAAAGIRADVNRAYAAVKEPNGYRPGEFRSALGSAARSIGALQ